A part of Paramisgurnus dabryanus chromosome 15, PD_genome_1.1, whole genome shotgun sequence genomic DNA contains:
- the arl5a gene encoding ADP-ribosylation factor-like protein 5A, producing MGILFTKLWRLFNHQEHKVIVVGLDNAGKTTILYQFSMNEVVHTSPTIGSNVEEIVVNNTHFLMWDIGGQESLRSSWNTYYTNTEFVIVVVDSTDRERISVTKEELYRMLAHEDLKKSGLLIFANKQDVKGCMTVAEISQSLQLTSVKDHQWHIQACCALTGEGLCQGLEWMMSRLRVR from the exons ATGGGAATCCTATTTACAAAGTTGTGGAGGCTTTTTAACCATCAAG AGCACAAAGTTATTGTTGTTGGCCTGGACAATGCAGGAAAGACCACCATACTTTATCAGTT CTCGATGAATGAGGTGGTGCACACTTCACCTACCATAGGCAGCAATGTGGAAGAGATTGTGGTCAACAATACACATTTCCTTATGTGGGACATTGGAGGACAGGAATCTCTGCGCTCATCTTGGAACACCTATTACACCAACACAGAG TTTGTGATTGTGGTGGTTGACAGCACAGACAGAGAGAGGATCTCAGTGACTAAAGAGGAGCTCTACAGGATGTTAGCCCACGAG gattTGAAAAAATCAGGTTTATTGATTTTTGCCAACAAACAAGATGTAAAGGGTTGTATGACTGTTGCTGAGATTTCCCAGAGTCTACAGCTCACCTCCGTGAAAGACCATCAGTGGCACATCCAGGCCTGTTGTGCCCTTACTGGGGAGGG GCTTTGCCAGGGTCTTGAGTGGATGATGTCACGACTGCGAGTAAGATGA
- the tsn gene encoding translin encodes MSVTEMFSYIQGFLNADQDVREDIRKTVQALEQTAREILTVLQSVHQPSGFKDIPSKSQKARELFCTIRTHIGELKNKFPVEQYYRYHEHWRFVLQRLTFLSAFVVYLETESLVTREEVAKILAIEVDREKGFHLDMEDYLAGVLILASELSRLAVNSVTAGDYGRPLRISNFINELDSGFRLLNLKNDPLRKRYDGLKYDVKKIEEVVYDLSIRGLAKEQETGGDK; translated from the exons ATGTCGGTAACCGAGATGTTTAGTTACATTCAAGGCTTTTTGAATGCTGATCAAGATGTCCGAGAG GACATAAGAAAAACTGTCCAAGCTCTTGAGCAGACAGCAAGAGAGATTCTGACTGTTCTTCAAAGTGTTCATCAGCCAAGTGGCTTCAAAGACA TTCCCAGCAAGTCTCAGAAAGCCAGAGAGTTGTTCTGCACGATTAGAACTCACATTGGAGAGCTAAAAAACAAGTTCCCTGTGGAACAGTACTATCG GTATCATGAACACTGGAGATTTGTTCTTCAGCGGCTTACCTTCCTTTCAGCTTTTGTGGTGTACTTGGAAACAGAGTCTTTGGTGACACGTGaagaagtggcaaaaatactTGCCA TTGAAGTTGACCGAGAAAAAGGATTTCATCTGGATATGGAAGACTATCTAGCAGGAGTTCTTATTTTGGCCAGCGAGCTG TCCAGGCTGGCGGTGAACAGCGTGACAGCAGGGGACTACGGACGCCCGCTTCGTATCTCAAATTTCATCAACGAACTTGACTCTGGCTTTCGCCTACTCAACTTAAAAAACGACCCTCTGCGCAAGCGTTACGATGGCCTCAAGTATGATGTCAAAAAGATCGAGGAGGTGGTGTATGACCTTTCCATCCGAGGCCTTGCCAAGGAGCAGGAGACCGGAGGAGACAAGTAA
- the arhgef49 gene encoding uncharacterized protein arhgef49 has translation MPDVKAQQCEYSPAGSPAGCGMDLSILSSPLSPFPHHGVPHFPAQDVALGHCPPGCDNNNGLLSNLGLYCSTSSMYPLKHPEAGSCYRTNCFPQGCVNASGTRLYRSLENLHWAAVSDSSAYPYRSVDSEFILHCTSSSHWCDAPPHGPQIYGVLPSSESLALYNRRGVVRKDIPLFPQWLLPKVEDWGVNGNARKGLRDKLRLQSTRVTEPHKPLRPQPVVGNVPSPRYQCDVAGPPSSLGQRSREQELCARRITSPEEIKREALRRLQLRRQRSTPNLALSSRQECSGISKAFTSDPICTSSAQSTPERKRPSVGRLHIPTFEEFKRMRQKESSINHNLSKIQSSEDVESNDKLKEVNREQIGETQNRKRTDISISRTTSTAEDLNPPCVRSGEEISKPSTTAEVSGAPICTGPVARSPLHPQAGTGKREETKAPTGPGATDVAVLPFPLHRDSGNGPSSCCPAILLDSTDLSSYGAKIYKMKDGFLGSALDLIKKSCSADIASETPVRPSRERNDVADITASHPSHQSAHVAMTTSACGEEAYAEPTGQGGKAATECVSGAGCRRSSSDAAYELAESVRAQRECRLRPHYSDPMPADAAKRKQLEMKIAAAAHLHIHRRERDSAASTTRGRSEPRGEERSRGLGVTRTAQHRWSTVSSLSADSGVVGFSDEREEEEDPRRARHSAGAEVERMDSGIGPGLARSWRRPSPSLRNWEVKQPCPDCGHKEEARGEGMCEQCSKLRTERKEAIMEFLNTESSYGEDLRIIKEEFYCPMQSAGLLTAEQLTVVFSNVQELIDVNERFTEHLQDSIDQAFDQGDEDLQTVCIGEIFLEFVNMLPAFQTYCLQQSTSVNMLNTLEKEKELLRIFLDVSQNDNTALRRMNLRSFLMAPLQRVTKYPLLLSRISKATNECHPDYSRLKEAKCRVESHLEHINMKTKQEGTATWSLRSFRRDSRKNREVINIEMRELSMKTVGWARESTRFIMEGPLQLAQPADGQWLKKGSKSLKFQNVQCLLMVRTETSADGGLRGEQLESTDMVQDSVLVLIKDKSSGKFTVLREPIHLANCVVSTDPDCDDTFEVLDIRREAFVFRASDKPRTQQWFRQVKRYACDLGSWRKRRNALPNIMISTGQGRS, from the exons ATGCCTGATGTGAAAGCTCAACAATGTGAGTACTCCCCAGCAGGGTCTCCTGCAGGGTGTGGCATGGACCTGTCCATCCTCAGCTCCCCACTTTCTCCTTTTCCTCATCACGGTGTGCCCCACTTTCCTGCCCAAGACGTAGCACTGGGCCACTGTCCTCCCGGTTGTGACAACAACAATGGCCTGCTCAGCAACCTGGGGCTCTACTGCTCAACTAGCAGTATGTATCCCCTTAAGCACCCTGAAGCTGGGTCTTGCTACAGAACAAATTGTTTCCCGCAAGGCTGTGTGAACGCAAGCGGGACTCGGCTTTATCGCAGCCTGGAAAACCTGCACTGGGCCGCTGTATCCGACTCCAGCGCGTATCCTTACAGGAGTGTGGATAGCGAATTTATTCTTCACTGCACTTCAAGCAGCCATTGGTGTGATGCACCTCCTCATGGACCACAGATCTATGGTGTACTGCCTTCCTCTGAAAGTTTGGCATTGTATAACCGTCGAGGAGTAGTCAGAAAGGACATTCCACTATTCCCACAGTGGCTCTTGCCCAAGGTTGAGGACTGGGGAGTAAATGGAAATGCTCGGAAAGGCCTCAGAGATAAGCTTCGGCTCCAGAGCACACGTGTGACTGAGCCCCACAAACCTTTGCGGCCTCAACCTGTGGTTGGTAACGTGCCATCACCGAGGTATCAATGCGATGTAGCGGGTCCGCCATCTTCTTTGGGACAAAGAAGTAGAGAGCAAGAGCTGTGTGCCCGTCGCATCACGAGTCCAGAGGAGATCAAGCGGGAAGCGCTGCGACGACTTCAGCTCCGCAGACAAAGAAGCACCCCAAACCTCGCACTGAGCTCCAGACAGGAGTGTAGTGGCATCAGTAAAGCTTTTACCTCAGATCCCATCTGCACCAGCTCTGCCCAGTCAACCCCTGAAAGAAAAAGACCATCTGTGGGCCGCTTGCACATACCTACATTTGAGGAGTTTAAGAGAATGAGGCAGAAGGAAAGCAGCATAAACCACAATCTCTCCAAAATTCAATCCAGTGAAGATGTAGAGAGTAATGACAAGCTTAAAGAGGTTAACAGAGAACAGATAGGAGAAACACAGAATAGGAAAAGGACTGACATCAGTATCAGCCGTACTACCAGCACCGCTGAGGATTTAAACCCTCCTTGTGTACGCAGTGGAGAGGAGATATCTAAACCAAGTACTACAGCCGAGGTGTCAGGTGCACCCATCTGCACAGGACCTGTGGCCCGTTCGCCATTACATCCTCAAGCTGGTACCGGAAAAAGGGAGGAGACTAAGGCCCCCACAGGCCCAGGGGCCACAGATGTGGCTGTTCTTCCCTTCCCACTCCACAGGGACAGTGGCAATGGACCCTCCAGCTGCTGCCCCGCAATTCTTCTGGATAGCACAGACCTTTCCAGTTATGGAGCTAAAATCTACAAAATGAAGGATGGCTTCCTGGGATCCGCCCTGGACCTCATTAAAAAAAG CTGCAGTGCAGATATTGCATCCGAGACCCCCGTCCGACCGTCGCGTGAACGGAATGACGTCGCTGACATCACCGCTTCCCATCCCAGCCATCAATCTGCCCACGTTGCCATGACAACGTCGGCCTGCGGAGAGGAGGCTTACGCCGAGCCCACGGGACAAGGGGGGAAAGCGGCAACAGAATGC GTTTCTGGAGCAGGCTGCAGACGCTCCAGCTCAGACGCGGCCTATGAGCTGGCTGAGTCAGTGAGGGCCCAGCGTGAGTGCCGCCTGCGGCCCCATTACAGCGACCCCATGCCTGCAGACGCTGCCAAGCGGAAGCAGCTGGAGATGAAGATCGCCGCAGCGGCACACTTGCACATTCACCGCAGAGAGAGGGACAGCG CGGCAAGCACCACCAGGGGCCGCTCGGAGCCCAGAGGTGAAGAGAGAAGCAGGGGCTTAGGTGTGACCCGGACAGCACAGCACCGCTGGAGTACAGTTAGCAGTCTGAGCGCAGACAGTGGAGTCGTAGGGTTTAGCGATGAGCGTGAAGAAGAGGAAGACCCAAGACGTGCTCGCCACAGCGCAGGAGCAGAGGTGGAACGCATGGACAGTGGAATAGGCCCCGGTTTGGCTCGGAGCTGGAGGAGACCCTCACCATCCCTCAGAAACTGGGAAGTTAAACAGCCCTGCCCTGACTGCGGTCACAAAGAGGAAGCACGCGGGGAGGGCATGTGCGAACAATGCTCCAAACTCCGTACCGAACGCAAAGAAGCCATCATGGAGTTTCTCAACACCGAGTCGAGTTATGGAGAGGACCTGCGCATCATCAAGGAGGAGTTTTACTGTCCCATGCAGAGTGCAGGGCTGCTTACAGCCGAGCAGCTGACTGTGGTCTTCAGTAATGTTCAGGAACTCATAGATGTCAATGAAAGGTTCACCGAACACCTGCAGGACAGCATCGATCAGGCTTTTGATCAG GGTGATGAGGATCTGCAGACTGTGTGTATTGGAGAAATCTTCTTGGAGTTTGTCAACATGCTTCCAGCATTTCAAACCTACTGCCTGCAACAGTCTACATCTGTGAACATGCTCAACACGcttgagaaagaaaaagagcTTCTTAG GATATTCCTTGATGTGTCCCAAAATGACAACACTGCGCTCAGGCGCATGAACCTGCGCTCCTTCCTAATGGCTCCTCTTCAGCGCGTCACCAAGTACCCACTGCTTCTGAGTCGCATCAGCAAGGCCACCAACGAGTGTCACCCCGACTACTCGCGTTTAAAAGAAGCCAAGTGCCGCGTGGAGTCCCATCTAGAGCATATCAACATGAAGACCAAACAGGAGGGCACCGCCACCTGGTCCCTGCGCTCGTTCCGGCGCGATAGCCGCAAGAACCGAGAGGTGATCAACATCGAGATGAGAGAGTTGTCTATGAAGACCGTGGGGTGGGCACGGGAGAGCACACGCTTCATCATGGAAGGACCGCTTCAGTTGGCACAGCCCGCCGATGGCCAATGGCTTAAAAAGGGAAGCAAATCCCTCAAATTCCAGAACGTTCAGTGTTTATTAATGGTCCGCACAGAGACTTCAGCTGATGGGGGTCTCAGGGGAGAGCAACTGGAGAGTACGGACATGGTGCAGGATAGTGTACTGGTGCTCATCAAAGACAAAAGCAGCGGCAAGTTCACCGTTTTACGGGAGCCCATCCATCTGGCTAACTGCGTGGTTTCCACCGACCCCGACTGTGATGATACTTTTGAGGTGCTGGACATCCGACGAGAGGCCTTCGTATTTCGTGCCTCAGACAAACCGCGCACGCAGCAGTGGTTTCGTCAGGTCAAGAGATATGCTTGCGATTTGGGATCGTGGAGAAAAAGACGCAACGCTCTCCCAAATATCATGATTAGCACAGGACAGGGCCGGTCATGA